DNA sequence from the Malus domestica chromosome 06, GDT2T_hap1 genome:
GAAGCAAAACCCTAACCATGGCGGCCGCCGAAGCCCCCCTCTGTTACGTCGGCGTCGCCAGAAAATCCGCCGCTTTCCGCCTCATGAAACAAATGGTGCTCCCCTGTCTCTCTTCAGTATAATCCCACatgcttttcaatttttttttccattttatttgggcttttatttttacttaagGTAATTACTCATTGGGGTTTTGTAAATATAGGGatgggaagaaggagaaggtcTTGGGAAAGACAAGCAGGGGATCAAAGGTTATGTCAGAGTAAAAAACAAGCAGGACAATGCTGGTTTGTCCTATCTCtttctatatatacatatacgtaTATGCGtttgtgtttatatatatgttatcGTTTCAATTTTCTGCTTGTTGAGTTGCTTGTTTGAAGTAATAAATTAACTTGGAAATGgcaacttttttatttattattatttgcttTTTGGTGAATGGAAACAGAAAATTTATAGGTCTGTGTTAATATGATTGTATTGaataggtgttggtgtagagaAGCCTAACCAATGGGCATTCGATACAACTCAATTCGATAGCATCCTCAAAAGATTGAAAGTTGTAagctttttacatttttttgaaACCTAATTCAATCAATTTCAAGTATACTTTAAGCTTTCCCGACGTGTGGCATATGGTGTTTAtttgttcatttttcttttgattggCAGCAAGCAGCGCAACCCAGTGATGAAGGTATGTATATGCCGAGATTAACTTGGGTATTGTATTTGAGGAGTGTGAAGAATTATGATATGGTAGTTTGAGGAGTATTGTCTTTGTTTGTCTTATAGTTGGTGAGGCGAACGCCACTCAAGAGGAAAGTGATACTGAATTGCCTCATGATGTTAAGGAGCCAGTTGCCAAGGCTACTCGACCACAGGGAAAGTGATACTGAATTGCCTCATTTATGTCATTACTAACCATGGTGTTACATGCATGCTGCAGGTCAGAAGGGCAGCGTCTCCAGGGATTAATTTCGATCTGGATGGAGAAGTAGAGTCAGACAAGGCATCTGAGATTCAAGTTATTTTCCCTGAAGGTAATAACCTGGAGTAGATGTACATAGAAGGAAGTTAAGCATTTAGTATTTCAAATCATCAGTTGACTCCTACGATCGATGGACCAGATACCtgattgtttgtttttattgccATGATACCTGATTCTTTGTTTTTATGCATAAAGATAATCAATTCGGTCGTTGTGGTCGGACTCTATTATGGATTTCTGACCACATTCTCCATAGGACCCTCTTATCTCTTCCTTCTCCGAGCTCAGGGCTAGGAAGGGAGACACCCGAggtaaaataaaagtttaggGTTATCCATGAAACACCACCACCGAAACTCTTATGTTAGCCATACTTTAGTAACCTTTGTTGAGGCTGGAGAATGCTCTTCAAGGTGACCCcataatatttattttgttgagCATCTAAAATTTAGGGGTGtcctatccacacaccccattttacttctcacacacctcttgatgatttctgtccgttgatcttcttcaattcatccgatctgacggccgaaaattaaaaaggtgtgtgagaagtaaaatggggtgtgtggatatcacacccctaatttAATGGTAAATTAGATAGAACACCTCAGCAACTATAAGTTTAAGAGAAAAACACTTAAGGAGATCAGTAGTAGAACAACCCTCATTTATCTACCTGTCATGCTCTAACTTATTCGTAGTTGTCAAATACCCTTGGTGTTACGAAGTAAATTGGGCTTTTCTCTAAaatattgagtttgaagtgtttttcgcTAAACTGTGATGTTATAAAGGGCTTAAATATGAACAGCCCACAATTTACTATCACGTTCTACTGTTTTAGTTTAAAGTAGATTCTTCTGTGTTAAAAGAAAGTAAATCTTTGTATGAAGTTTTTATGagattacatttttttaatgGTTGTGCTTTTTGGTTGCTTGCTTGAACCATTGTTTTGTGTAATGATCTTATCACATTGTTACAGGAGAAGCATGCAAAGAAATTCCTTCAGATTGGTGGGGCCATAAATATGGGTTTACCCGCGGAGGTTTGCTTGGAGCAgagatgaaaagaagaaaattagaaATGTCTGAAAATGGTAATGAGAGAAAAATATTTTACGAGGATGATCAAGTGAATCTTTACAATCTTGTTCAGGTAGGTACTTTCCTGGTTGGATCCTTTTTCTTTAATGTGCATTACTTAAAAGAGTTGCATTATCGGTAAGACCATCACTATGTGCGCGTCTTATGTTTCCAGGATAAATCCACAACTGGAAAGCAAGGACTAGGCATCAGGGACCGGAAAAAGAAAGTAGCTGGTTGCTACTTTGAGGGGAAAAAGACATCATTTAATGATAGCGATGATGAAGATTCTACTGATCTTGGTTCTcctgtgaaacaaaaaggagatGACTCGTTGAAAATGGAAATTAGCAATGAACCAAAAGTGAAGCTAAAAAAGCTTTGTAAACAGCTCGTTCGTCAGGTGAGTCCTCCAAAATTGCACTTGTGATTCTCAGAATTTATCTGGCACTAATTCTATTCCATGCCCAGGCACCTGGAGAGTCACTGAAGCTGAAAACGTTGAAAGCTTTGATCGACGAACATTTGTCTTCTGTTTTCTCGGACTTTTCTTCAGAGAGAGATGCTCTTGCTTATTTGAGACAAAAAGTAAGGTCTATGTTTTAATTGTTTGAGCTAAGAAATATTATGGCCTCATTTGGTGGTTAGTATTGGAATGGATTGGATAATTGAAAAGGGTCAATGTATCTTGAGGCAGGAAATGGATGTCATCTTCTAAATCTTGTCCAAATTGAAATTAGAGGTTGGATTAGAGATGGAAGGAAACTTGGACTAGATTTTAAAGTTGACATCCATTTTTTGCTTCAACATGCATTGAATGCAGTGGCTAATCCAATCCAATACATGCGAACAAAAACGAGGCATAGAATGCTTTTATAAAATCCTTGGACCTCGTAAAGTTGCACTTATCTCACTATTATTGAGGGGGTGCTCGGTCACCGATAAATGGCAAGGAAGCATGCCCTTTCTGAATTTGGAGTTTTTTTCAGTatcttttcgtttttttttgtgTCCATGCAAGCCATGAATTTGTTGATTTTGTGTGCAGCTGGACGGCAGCAAAACTTTCATGCTGGAAGGAAAAAAAGTAAGTCTCAGGTCGAGGAGGGGCTGAagattttgttaaaaaatattgAGAGGTCATTCTTTTTCTTAGCCGATTTTGAGATTTCCGCATCGTGATTCGTACATTTGCAGATAAGTCTAGTGTACAATTAAATTCATATGGGGATCACCCGGAGTAGTTCTGTTGTAGTAAAATCAGTGTCATTTGTACTTCTGTTGTTTCCATTTCGGTGAGAGGATACGACTTATTGTAAACATCATTTGTAGAGTTGTTTTCACATTGTTATGATTGTTAA
Encoded proteins:
- the LOC103439248 gene encoding G-patch domain-containing protein 1-like — encoded protein: MAAAEAPLCYVGVARKSAAFRLMKQMGWEEGEGLGKDKQGIKGYVRVKNKQDNAGVGVEKPNQWAFDTTQFDSILKRLKVQAAQPSDEVGEANATQEVRRAASPGINFDLDGEVESDKASEIQVIFPEGEACKEIPSDWWGHKYGFTRGGLLGAEMKRRKLEMSENGNERKIFYEDDQVNLYNLVQDKSTTGKQGLGIRDRKKKVAGCYFEGKKTSFNDSDDEDSTDLGSPVKQKGDDSLKMEISNEPKVKLKKLCKQLVRQAPGESLKLKTLKALIDEHLSSVFSDFSSERDALAYLRQKLDGSKTFMLEGKKVSLRSRRG